A region of Saimiri boliviensis isolate mSaiBol1 chromosome 8, mSaiBol1.pri, whole genome shotgun sequence DNA encodes the following proteins:
- the HES1 gene encoding transcription factor HES-1 yields MPADIMEKNSSSPVAATPASVNTTPDKPKTASEHRKSSKPIMEKRRRARINESLSQLKTLILDALKKDSSRHSKLEKADILEMTVKHLRNLQRAQMTAALSTDPSVLGKYRAGFSECMNEVTRFLSTCEGVNTEVRTRLLGHLANCMTQINAMTYPGQPHPALQAPPPPPPGPGGPQHAPFAPPPPLVPIPGGAAPPPGGAPCKLGSQAGEAAKVFGGFQVVPAPDGQFAFLIPNGAFAHSGPVIPVYTSNSGTSVGPNAVSPSSGPSLTADSMWRPWRN; encoded by the exons atgccagCTGATATAATGGAGAAAAATTCCTCGTCCCCGGTGGCTGCTACCCCAGCCAGTGTCAACACGACACCGGATAAACCAAAGACAGCATCTGAGCACAGAAAG tcATCAAAGCCTATCATGGAGAAGAGACGAAGAGCAAGAATAAATGAAAGTCTGAGCCAGCTGAAAACACTGATTTTGGATGCTCTTAAGAAAGAT AGCTCGCGGCATTCCAAGCTGGAGAAGGCGGACATTCTGGAAATGACAGTGAAGCACCTCCGGAACCTGCAGCGGGCGCAGATGACGG CTGCGCTGAGCACAGACCCGAGCGTGCTGGGAAAGTACCGCGCCGGCTTCAGCGAGTGCATGAACGAGGTGACCCGCTTCCTGTCCACGTGCGAGGGCGTTAATACCGAGGTGCGCACTCGGCTGCTTGGCCACCTGGCCAACTGCATGACCCAGATCAATGCCATGACCTACCCTGGGCAGCCGCACCCCGCCTTGcaggcgccgccgccgcccccaccAGGACCCGGCGGTCCCCAGCACGCGCCATTCGCGCCGCCACCGCCTCTCGTGCCCATCCCCGGGGGCGCGGCGCCCCCTCCCGGCGGCGCACCCTGCAAGCTGGGCAGCCAGGCTGGAGAGGCGGCTAAGGTGTTTGGAGGCTTCCAGGTGGTACCGGCTCCCGATGGCCAGTTTGCCTTCCTCATTCCCAACGGGGCCTTCGCGCACAGCGGCCCTGTCATCCCCGTCTACACCAGCAACAGCGGGACCTCCGTGGGCCCCAACGCAGTGTCGCCTTCCAGCGGCCCCTCGCTTACGGCGGACTCCATGTGGAGGCCGTGGCGGAACTGA